In Mucilaginibacter boryungensis, a single window of DNA contains:
- a CDS encoding SusD/RagB family nutrient-binding outer membrane lipoprotein, which translates to MKKYISTILITLAIAGSSCKKTYLSELANNPNTPAVTTPALQLTGALTRTATITNGTSQVQYLAWDGYMAYSTSFQPSPSLLLYSITTDTYDNFTSLYLNISNYNSILKATTNPNFIAIAKIMIAYDFQQLVDQYNNVPYSSALDPTNLNPSYDNGSAIYDDLVKQLDAAINMINTAPATSTYPGKSDLVYGATDKTGMLKWAAFANTLKLRLAIHQSSNTALFATKKAALTTSIAATASFGYLTTSSEGNVQPGYTNTDVLQAPLDVAYGFKASGATQTNTPVYQANTFAINFFVNTGAGNASATAPGGGSAAPSPGLGWSGTGTDTAPNDPRLFQIYAKNTTSGTVVGTKLGETQPPGLTPSRLSSFVLNPTKAAPLISAAESYFLQAEAIKAGLMPGGTLEQAAAYNNGVTASFIELGLTGAQASAYLATHAYPALASDDLREEAIITQKWASFDPYNPLEAYTELRRTGYPKVPLSILTGVTATQYVQRLPYPTTEFNTNGVNVSAQAGGTDLYSKIFWAK; encoded by the coding sequence ATGAAAAAGTATATCTCGACAATTTTAATAACACTTGCTATTGCCGGAAGCAGTTGTAAGAAAACATACCTGAGCGAGCTGGCTAATAACCCCAACACCCCGGCGGTTACTACCCCGGCGCTGCAATTGACAGGCGCGCTTACCCGTACGGCCACCATAACTAATGGTACAAGCCAGGTGCAATATTTAGCCTGGGATGGTTATATGGCTTATAGTACAAGTTTTCAACCCAGCCCGTCACTGCTGCTTTATTCCATTACCACTGATACATATGATAACTTTACATCGTTGTATCTGAATATCTCGAATTATAATTCGATCCTGAAGGCTACTACCAATCCTAATTTTATAGCCATTGCTAAAATTATGATCGCGTATGATTTTCAGCAACTGGTGGATCAATATAACAACGTGCCATATAGCAGCGCTTTAGATCCTACCAATCTGAACCCTTCTTATGATAATGGTTCAGCCATTTATGATGACCTGGTTAAGCAATTGGATGCTGCGATCAATATGATCAATACAGCGCCAGCTACAAGCACATATCCAGGTAAATCTGATCTGGTTTATGGTGCTACCGACAAAACCGGTATGTTGAAATGGGCTGCATTTGCTAATACTTTAAAATTGCGCCTGGCAATTCACCAGTCATCAAACACTGCGTTATTTGCAACAAAAAAAGCCGCGCTTACTACATCTATAGCTGCTACTGCCTCTTTCGGCTATCTTACTACCTCATCTGAAGGTAACGTACAGCCAGGTTATACTAATACCGACGTTTTGCAGGCCCCTCTTGATGTAGCTTATGGTTTCAAAGCATCAGGCGCTACACAAACTAACACACCAGTTTATCAAGCTAACACGTTTGCGATCAACTTTTTTGTAAATACTGGTGCAGGTAACGCATCTGCTACAGCACCAGGCGGCGGAAGTGCGGCACCATCACCAGGCTTAGGATGGAGCGGTACAGGGACTGATACTGCCCCTAATGATCCTCGTTTATTCCAAATTTACGCTAAGAATACCACCAGTGGCACTGTGGTGGGTACTAAATTGGGAGAAACTCAGCCTCCGGGTTTAACTCCAAGCAGGTTAAGTTCATTTGTGTTAAATCCAACTAAAGCCGCACCGCTTATCAGCGCGGCCGAATCTTACTTCCTGCAAGCTGAAGCAATTAAAGCAGGCTTAATGCCGGGCGGTACTCTCGAACAGGCTGCTGCTTATAACAATGGTGTTACTGCATCGTTTATCGAATTGGGTTTAACTGGCGCACAAGCTAGCGCTTACTTAGCTACTCACGCTTATCCAGCGTTAGCATCCGATGATTTAAGAGAAGAAGCGATTATTACCCAAAAATGGGCATCATTTGATCCGTACAACCCATTAGAAGCTTATACTGAACTACGTCGTACAGGTTATCCTAAAGTACCATTGTCTATTTTAACTGGTGTTACCGCCACACAATATGTACAAAGGTTGCCGTACCCAACAACAGAATTTAATACCAACGGTGTAAACGTTAGCGCGCAAGCTGGCGGGACAGACTTATATTCAAAGATTTTTTGGGCCAAATAA
- a CDS encoding PadR family transcriptional regulator, whose amino-acid sequence MIVENTQTQMRKGILEYCILSIIAKGEIYASDIIAELKKAQLLVVEGTLYPLLTRLKNNGLLTYNWVESVSGPPRKYYTLSDEGRNVLSQLDTTWQELAFAVQTSIEGRNNPNA is encoded by the coding sequence ATGATTGTAGAAAACACACAAACCCAAATGCGGAAAGGAATACTGGAGTATTGCATACTTTCCATTATAGCTAAGGGCGAAATATATGCATCAGACATTATTGCTGAGCTAAAAAAAGCCCAACTGCTTGTAGTTGAGGGTACTCTGTACCCGCTGCTTACCCGTTTAAAAAACAATGGCTTGCTTACCTATAACTGGGTCGAGTCGGTTTCGGGGCCGCCACGTAAGTATTACACGCTATCCGATGAAGGCAGGAACGTACTTAGCCAGCTGGATACTACCTGGCAGGAACTGGCCTTTGCCGTACAAACATCTATTGAAGGAAGAAACAACCCCAACGCTTAA
- a CDS encoding PspC domain-containing protein, with amino-acid sequence MNKTIIININGIVFHIEEDAYEVLKNYMTDVKRHFLDSADSLEITTDIENRIAEMFNELLAQENKQVIVEQDVQTVISQMGTVEDFASADEDGPQAPSHAAYTQATQNRRLFRDPDDHLAAGVCAGIANYFDIQPVWIRLAFAVAFCFFGTGLFLYIILWIVVPKAITRADRMAMKGEPLDLQGFKRNFEYELKGVQGSVNNLHSEAKPFIYKTRDFAGDFFDHLRSFLGGAGKVLIKLLGIAIMLACIGFTIALIVGMFTFFAYGQRNIVHVFPFSMLNHEYNMPFMLCGFLLLFIPLIGMALLASRLVFNRTTVGRTTGFTLLAAWLVSLFVVVYYSIQIAAEFRSGGKMNQTVNIVPNAKNTYYLKVNDVKYLTAEDSAKLDLKHSVAGRIIVDDNEYNNDWDDNNMPNNVSISIERSDVTQPVLVESFRARGRDYADALQNAQDITYHFTQKDSVLTFDRHIQLPHNKAWRGQEVRLTLKVPLNSKLVIDREMDRYLDGINVYDCQENNKLDQSAPAPFIMTEGGLQCKIDTLAIKADTTKNEQ; translated from the coding sequence ATGAATAAAACTATCATCATAAATATAAACGGCATCGTTTTCCATATAGAAGAGGATGCTTACGAAGTGCTAAAGAATTACATGACAGATGTAAAAAGGCATTTCCTTGATTCGGCAGATAGCCTGGAGATCACTACAGATATTGAAAACCGCATTGCTGAGATGTTTAACGAATTACTTGCACAGGAAAATAAACAGGTAATTGTTGAGCAGGATGTGCAAACGGTGATAAGCCAAATGGGTACAGTTGAGGATTTTGCTTCGGCAGATGAGGACGGCCCGCAAGCCCCCAGCCATGCCGCCTATACGCAAGCTACCCAAAATCGCCGCCTTTTCCGCGATCCGGACGATCATCTGGCGGCAGGTGTGTGCGCTGGTATTGCTAATTATTTTGATATACAGCCTGTTTGGATACGGTTGGCATTTGCTGTGGCGTTTTGCTTTTTCGGCACAGGCTTGTTCCTATACATTATTTTATGGATAGTAGTACCAAAAGCTATTACCCGCGCCGACCGCATGGCCATGAAAGGCGAGCCGCTGGACCTGCAAGGCTTTAAACGCAACTTTGAATATGAATTAAAGGGCGTACAAGGTTCGGTAAACAACCTGCACAGCGAGGCAAAGCCTTTTATTTATAAGACACGCGACTTTGCCGGCGATTTCTTCGACCATCTGCGTTCTTTTCTTGGCGGTGCCGGTAAAGTGCTTATCAAGCTGCTGGGTATTGCTATTATGCTGGCCTGTATAGGGTTTACCATAGCATTAATCGTAGGTATGTTCACTTTCTTTGCTTACGGGCAGCGGAATATAGTGCATGTTTTTCCATTCAGCATGTTAAACCACGAGTATAATATGCCTTTTATGCTGTGCGGATTCTTGTTATTGTTCATCCCTTTAATAGGTATGGCCTTGCTGGCAAGTCGCCTGGTATTCAACCGTACAACTGTTGGCCGTACTACAGGTTTCACTTTATTGGCAGCCTGGCTGGTATCACTATTTGTGGTGGTTTATTACAGCATCCAAATAGCAGCCGAATTCCGCTCGGGTGGTAAAATGAACCAGACAGTTAATATTGTACCTAATGCTAAAAACACGTACTATCTGAAAGTAAACGACGTAAAATACCTTACTGCTGAGGATAGCGCCAAGCTGGACCTGAAACACTCGGTAGCCGGCAGGATCATAGTTGACGATAATGAGTATAACAACGATTGGGATGACAACAATATGCCGAACAATGTGAGCATTAGCATTGAACGCAGCGATGTAACCCAACCTGTATTAGTAGAATCATTCAGGGCGCGTGGGCGCGACTACGCCGATGCTTTACAAAACGCGCAGGACATTACCTATCATTTTACCCAGAAAGACAGCGTGTTGACCTTTGACCGCCACATACAGCTGCCACATAACAAAGCATGGCGCGGACAGGAGGTTAGGCTTACCCTTAAAGTGCCATTGAACAGTAAACTGGTTATTGACCGCGAGATGGACCGCTACCTGGACGGTATTAATGTGTACGATTGCCAGGAGAACAATAAGCTTGACCAATCTGCACCGGCCCCATTTATTATGACCGAAGGCGGGTTACAATGCAAAATTGACACGCTGGCCATAAAAGCCGATACCACAAAAAATGAACAATGA
- a CDS encoding DUF1735 domain-containing protein, with protein sequence MKKLFNIKIALVSLMATALFSSCLKDKSREYHFEDNAPVVDFALAANKGTALQTAALGASTGKINVNFLVTVQSPSPTTAAVTVNASLMTQAQLTALAPTYTLLPASTYTITGGSTNVTIPPGTGQPVVASATVPIIGAVPATLAQGQGVIQFVVDAAAVKTLQTANPTTIYALPLIINSADGLGTIVDQFNKLVYKVTVP encoded by the coding sequence ATGAAAAAACTATTTAATATAAAAATTGCCTTAGTTTCTTTAATGGCCACGGCTTTATTTAGCTCATGCCTTAAAGATAAATCGAGGGAATATCATTTCGAAGACAATGCACCGGTGGTTGATTTTGCACTAGCCGCAAATAAAGGTACAGCATTGCAAACAGCTGCACTTGGAGCCAGTACAGGTAAAATAAATGTTAACTTTTTGGTTACGGTACAATCGCCAAGCCCTACAACTGCTGCAGTAACTGTTAACGCATCGTTAATGACCCAGGCACAGTTGACTGCGCTTGCGCCAACTTACACCTTGTTACCCGCAAGTACATATACAATTACTGGTGGTTCAACAAATGTCACAATTCCACCGGGTACTGGTCAGCCAGTTGTTGCGAGTGCCACTGTACCAATTATTGGCGCGGTGCCTGCAACCCTTGCACAGGGACAAGGCGTTATACAATTTGTAGTTGATGCTGCGGCTGTAAAAACTTTACAAACAGCTAATCCAACTACTATTTATGCGCTTCCGCTAATTATTAACTCTGCGGATGGTTTAGGCACAATTGTGGATCAATTCAATAAATTAGTTTACAAAGTTACTGTTCCTTAA
- a CDS encoding outer membrane beta-barrel family protein: MKPFTNKLHLIYILLLALLPAAGFAQGPKPSAKITGSIITAENKPVEFATVSLLRAKDSSVVKGTLGTDKGTYTLNNIVPGNYVVKATAVGYTKGVSKTIAVNAPATFTVPAISVRASAKTLKTVNIQTAKPLLERKLDRMVMNVENSALAAGNSAMDILERAPGISIDKDDNISLNGKNGVTVMINDKLTYLSSAQLATLLRSTDGNNIATIELITNPSAKYDASGNSGIINIKLKKNRQVGTSGTLTAGAGYGIFWKDNESLSLNHKEGKLNIYTNISHNDENRENNINIKRVVQQSAGSTYFDQNSRLISPNHYNNYRVGADYDLSKKNTIGFVVNGYTNFESDSSSSATRIGKTIAVGDSSLKSNSQSLQHYTNFAANMNDRWQIDTLGQELSIDLDYSRFNNEVNANYLNSIYFANGSLKQAEYLRNQSPSIINIRTAKADYTYPFSKTLKLEAGAKFSNVKTDNNLLAELRNASGNYVNDPSRTNHFIYQEKIDAGYVNLGKSYKNTSFQLGVRAEYTTSNGYLVNSPPVVKHYLDFFPSVFINHSINKKNDIGFSYSRRIDRPDYGSLNPFVFYLDKYTYQQGNPFLKPQYTHALEVDYTWNKTINVALNYSHTTDVINQIILTDTVKKASYQTNLNLQVQNSYSMNFSSPYTIAKWWTGNANVNMFYNKFESNGLLGANLNDGSFAYQARATQNLTFIKGYRIEVTGVYRSARTNGIFNMKEQYTADAGVSHSFANKRANIKLNMSDIFNTRRNNVTSMYQSVNLEVHQKNESRVTRLTFTYSFGNNKIKARQHQTGADAEKSRVGGGN; encoded by the coding sequence ATGAAACCATTCACAAATAAATTACACCTTATATATATACTGCTATTGGCTTTGCTGCCAGCAGCAGGGTTTGCCCAGGGCCCAAAACCTTCGGCAAAAATTACAGGCAGCATTATTACCGCCGAAAATAAACCGGTTGAATTTGCCACAGTAAGCTTATTACGCGCCAAAGACTCGTCGGTAGTTAAAGGCACGCTGGGCACAGACAAAGGCACCTATACATTAAATAATATTGTCCCGGGCAATTACGTGGTTAAGGCTACCGCGGTTGGATACACTAAAGGCGTAAGTAAAACCATTGCTGTAAATGCACCAGCTACGTTTACCGTACCAGCTATAAGTGTCCGGGCATCGGCAAAAACATTAAAAACCGTAAATATTCAAACCGCGAAACCATTACTTGAGCGCAAACTTGACCGCATGGTTATGAACGTAGAAAACAGCGCATTGGCAGCCGGCAATTCGGCTATGGATATATTGGAGCGCGCGCCCGGTATAAGCATTGATAAAGATGACAACATTAGTCTTAATGGCAAAAATGGTGTCACGGTAATGATAAATGACAAGTTAACCTACCTGTCATCAGCACAATTAGCTACACTGCTACGTTCAACTGATGGCAATAACATCGCTACTATAGAACTAATCACTAACCCATCAGCTAAGTATGATGCATCAGGCAATTCGGGTATTATTAATATCAAACTAAAAAAGAACCGCCAGGTTGGTACCAGTGGTACGCTTACCGCAGGAGCTGGTTACGGGATATTCTGGAAGGATAACGAGAGTCTTTCTTTAAATCACAAAGAAGGGAAATTGAATATCTATACCAACATTAGTCACAATGATGAGAACCGCGAAAACAATATTAATATTAAACGCGTGGTACAACAATCGGCCGGGAGCACTTATTTCGATCAAAATAGTCGCTTAATCTCTCCAAATCATTATAACAACTACCGTGTAGGGGCCGACTACGATCTTTCCAAAAAGAACACCATTGGTTTTGTAGTAAATGGCTATACTAATTTCGAAAGCGATAGCAGCAGCAGCGCAACACGTATTGGAAAAACTATAGCAGTAGGCGATTCATCGCTGAAAAGCAATTCGCAAAGCTTACAGCATTATACCAACTTTGCCGCCAACATGAACGATCGCTGGCAAATAGACACCCTTGGCCAGGAATTAAGCATCGATTTGGATTATTCCCGCTTTAATAACGAAGTGAATGCCAATTACCTGAATAGTATCTATTTCGCTAACGGTTCGTTAAAACAAGCCGAGTACCTGCGCAACCAATCGCCATCTATTATTAATATACGCACCGCTAAGGCCGATTATACTTATCCATTTTCAAAAACATTGAAACTTGAAGCCGGCGCAAAGTTCAGTAATGTAAAAACTGACAATAATTTATTAGCTGAATTACGCAATGCTTCCGGTAATTATGTAAACGACCCAAGCCGGACAAACCACTTTATTTACCAGGAAAAGATTGACGCGGGTTATGTTAACCTGGGTAAAAGCTATAAGAACACCTCATTCCAGTTGGGTGTCAGGGCCGAGTACACTACATCTAACGGCTACCTGGTTAACAGTCCGCCAGTGGTGAAGCATTATCTGGACTTTTTCCCAAGTGTATTTATCAATCATAGCATCAATAAAAAGAACGATATCGGCTTCTCTTATAGCCGCCGTATCGACCGCCCTGATTATGGCAGCCTTAATCCATTTGTATTTTATTTGGACAAATACACTTACCAGCAGGGTAACCCGTTCCTGAAGCCGCAATACACCCACGCACTTGAAGTTGACTATACCTGGAACAAAACCATCAACGTGGCATTAAACTATAGCCACACTACCGATGTAATTAACCAGATCATCCTGACCGATACCGTTAAAAAGGCATCATATCAAACCAATTTGAACTTACAGGTGCAAAACTCGTACAGCATGAATTTCAGTTCGCCTTATACTATTGCCAAGTGGTGGACAGGTAATGCTAACGTGAATATGTTTTACAATAAGTTTGAATCGAACGGCTTACTGGGGGCTAACTTAAACGATGGCTCTTTTGCCTACCAGGCCAGGGCTACACAAAACCTTACCTTTATTAAAGGCTACCGTATAGAAGTCACCGGCGTATACCGTTCGGCACGTACAAATGGCATATTTAATATGAAGGAACAATATACTGCCGATGCAGGTGTTAGTCATAGCTTTGCTAACAAGAGGGCAAATATTAAGCTGAACATGAGCGACATATTCAATACCCGCCGCAATAATGTAACCAGCATGTATCAATCGGTAAACCTGGAAGTACACCAGAAAAACGAAAGCCGGGTTACCCGCCTCACCTTTACCTACAGCTTTGGCAACAACAAAATAAAAGCCCGCCAGCATCAAACCGGCGCCGACGCAGAAAAGAGCCGTGTTGGCGGAGGTAACTAA
- a CDS encoding SusC/RagA family TonB-linked outer membrane protein, with protein sequence MKKLLLASLCFLVLCSSQVFAQNRTVTGTVKAKEDGLPLPGASIVVKGTSFGTQTNGDGKFSISVPPRATLSISFTGYKTVEVPVPANNVVSVTLEASANQLSEVVINTAFGVKKTSGSLGYTATTIGTKELTQSGATNFTNGLTAKVAGLVVTTGDNGIDPQTRFILRGNRHINGNNFALVVLNGVPISPNDVNTLNPDDIESTDILNGPSASALYGSEASNGVIVITTKKGSRSGAPQINVTSTYQLEKLAYFPKLQTRFGSYGGEGVPFADAVTGFITSVPGYENQSYGPAYDGHMEVLGIPLQDGTVQKYPYATPSVDPRYAFFQTGHSATQNVSYAQGDNVNGFNISANHLDRTNPTPGEKYTRNIVRVSANRTYGIFKADFTASYTSAYTNLSPYNVYSTLLNTPSWAPLQNFQDITAPFADRSTFFNSYDVNPYAGLHDNRTNRRLDAFNGSFTGTLTPTKWVDITYRLADNLGNITSQNTVAQINYSDYALSDPGGTGNRASSAGVPLVPGNVTNTTQFGDGSFFANNSSIAGPQGYSRLTQDIIASFHHDFFTDFKTNLRVGNTIWQEYGNQISNSTTNLLIENFYNIAFASGIPSTGVITGKIRQIAYFGDLSVGYKDWANIEGTLRNEHDSRLNDANRSIWFPSVNASVILTNALPMLKGNKVINYLKVRGSYAQVGDVNVNPYGYIPTSYSVATNFPYGSLAGLSLNTTLNNPNLKPEITKEVEVGVDFGFLDSRINGSVTYYNDHTTNQTIGINTTPSIGYQNTLVNVGDMQNNGFEFKLDVDALQQQRNKFGLSFGGNLAIQDSKVISLLNGLNSVSIGSNEQALVGSPFPVLVANDVARDPQGHVIVSATTGYPSTAAALVNLGRMTPKYILGLNQRLTYKFMTLNLVEEFRTGNVFYDGTERSATIAGSSAFSATNGRERFVFPNSVINTGTTAAPVYVPNTNVAVRDGNLLFWDSGSFYTVASTYTTSAAFWKLREANLEFNVTQLVKKTKAIKRASIAINGRNLLMIVPASNRFHTDPEFGGTGNATGSQSTSQLPPSRFFGATLNLTF encoded by the coding sequence ATGAAAAAACTTCTACTAGCAAGTTTGTGCTTTCTCGTGCTGTGCTCCAGCCAGGTGTTTGCACAAAACCGAACTGTTACTGGTACTGTAAAGGCAAAGGAGGATGGCTTGCCGCTTCCTGGTGCTTCAATCGTGGTTAAAGGAACATCTTTCGGTACACAAACCAATGGAGATGGCAAATTCTCCATCAGCGTACCACCAAGAGCAACGTTATCTATATCGTTTACAGGTTACAAAACCGTAGAGGTTCCTGTACCCGCAAACAACGTAGTGAGTGTGACGCTGGAAGCTTCAGCGAACCAATTAAGTGAAGTTGTAATTAATACCGCTTTTGGTGTTAAGAAAACTTCAGGTAGTTTGGGTTACACCGCCACAACTATTGGAACCAAAGAGTTGACCCAGAGTGGCGCAACAAATTTCACTAACGGCTTAACTGCTAAGGTGGCTGGTTTGGTGGTTACCACAGGAGATAACGGTATCGACCCGCAAACCCGTTTTATATTACGGGGTAATCGTCACATTAATGGCAACAACTTTGCGTTAGTAGTACTTAATGGTGTGCCAATTTCACCAAATGATGTGAATACTTTAAACCCTGATGATATTGAAAGCACCGACATTTTGAACGGGCCATCTGCATCAGCTCTTTACGGTTCTGAAGCTTCAAATGGTGTTATCGTTATTACCACTAAAAAAGGTTCCCGTTCAGGTGCTCCGCAAATTAACGTAACCAGCACTTACCAGTTAGAGAAATTAGCTTATTTTCCTAAACTGCAAACACGTTTTGGCAGTTATGGTGGTGAAGGTGTTCCGTTTGCTGATGCTGTTACCGGTTTCATTACCAGTGTACCTGGATACGAAAACCAATCTTACGGCCCGGCTTATGATGGGCACATGGAAGTATTAGGTATACCTTTGCAGGATGGAACTGTACAGAAATATCCTTATGCTACACCTTCGGTTGATCCGCGTTATGCATTTTTTCAAACAGGCCATAGTGCAACGCAAAACGTGTCTTATGCCCAGGGTGATAATGTTAACGGCTTTAATATTTCTGCCAACCATTTAGACAGAACAAATCCAACTCCCGGCGAAAAGTATACACGTAACATTGTACGTGTAAGTGCTAACCGTACTTATGGTATATTTAAGGCAGATTTCACCGCCAGCTATACCAGCGCTTATACCAACCTTAGTCCATACAATGTTTACAGCACGTTGTTAAATACGCCAAGTTGGGCACCGCTGCAAAATTTTCAGGATATCACTGCGCCGTTTGCTGACCGCAGTACTTTCTTTAATTCTTATGATGTTAACCCCTACGCCGGCTTGCATGATAATCGTACTAACCGTCGCTTAGATGCATTTAATGGTAGCTTTACCGGTACATTAACCCCGACTAAATGGGTTGATATAACCTATCGTTTAGCTGATAACCTTGGCAATATTACATCTCAAAATACCGTAGCGCAAATTAATTACTCTGACTATGCGCTATCTGATCCAGGAGGCACAGGTAACAGGGCTTCATCTGCAGGTGTACCGCTTGTTCCGGGTAACGTAACAAACACTACTCAGTTTGGTGACGGTTCGTTCTTTGCTAACAACTCTAGTATAGCGGGCCCGCAAGGTTACTCTCGTTTAACGCAAGACATTATTGCAAGTTTTCATCATGATTTTTTTACCGATTTTAAAACTAACCTGCGTGTAGGTAACACTATCTGGCAAGAGTATGGTAATCAAATAAGTAATAGCACTACAAATTTGCTGATAGAGAACTTTTATAATATTGCGTTTGCTTCTGGTATACCTTCAACTGGTGTTATTACCGGAAAAATACGTCAAATAGCTTATTTTGGAGATTTAAGTGTTGGTTACAAGGATTGGGCTAATATTGAAGGTACTTTAAGAAATGAGCATGATTCGCGCCTTAACGATGCTAACCGCTCAATCTGGTTCCCTTCAGTAAATGCATCAGTTATATTAACCAACGCATTGCCAATGTTAAAAGGCAACAAAGTTATTAACTACTTAAAAGTAAGGGGCAGTTACGCACAAGTGGGTGATGTTAACGTAAATCCATACGGCTATATACCAACCAGTTACAGTGTTGCAACCAATTTCCCTTATGGTAGCTTAGCCGGTTTATCGTTAAATACTACCTTAAATAACCCCAACCTAAAACCCGAAATTACCAAAGAAGTTGAAGTTGGTGTTGATTTTGGCTTTCTTGATAGCCGTATTAATGGTAGCGTAACTTACTACAATGATCATACTACCAATCAAACTATCGGGATTAATACCACCCCATCAATTGGTTATCAAAACACTTTGGTTAACGTGGGCGATATGCAGAATAACGGTTTCGAATTTAAACTGGACGTAGATGCCTTGCAACAACAAAGAAATAAATTTGGTTTATCATTTGGTGGTAACTTAGCTATCCAGGATTCAAAGGTAATTTCATTACTTAACGGCTTAAATTCAGTATCCATAGGTAGTAACGAGCAGGCTTTGGTGGGATCACCTTTCCCAGTATTAGTTGCTAATGATGTAGCCCGCGATCCGCAAGGCCACGTTATTGTTAGCGCTACAACGGGCTATCCTTCAACCGCTGCTGCCCTGGTTAATTTGGGCCGTATGACACCTAAATATATTTTAGGCTTAAATCAAAGATTGACCTACAAATTTATGACCCTGAATTTAGTAGAAGAATTCCGCACAGGTAACGTATTTTATGACGGTACAGAGCGTTCTGCTACTATTGCAGGTTCTTCGGCGTTTTCAGCGACAAATGGCCGCGAACGTTTTGTATTCCCAAATTCAGTAATCAATACTGGTACTACTGCAGCACCGGTTTATGTTCCTAATACCAATGTAGCCGTTCGGGATGGTAACTTACTATTCTGGGATAGCGGTTCATTTTATACTGTTGCAAGTACTTATACTACCAGCGCTGCATTTTGGAAATTACGTGAAGCAAACCTTGAATTTAATGTTACACAACTGGTTAAAAAAACCAAGGCAATTAAAAGAGCTTCAATTGCCATTAATGGCCGTAACCTGCTGATGATAGTACCAGCCTCTAACAGGTTCCATACCGATCCTGAGTTTGGAGGGACAGGTAATGCTACAGGTTCACAAAGCACTTCACAGCTTCCGCCATCAAGATTTTTTGGAGCTACTTTAAATCTTACATTTTAA